One Candidatus Nitrososphaera evergladensis SR1 genomic window, CAACAACTCTTGGCCGTAGCCGTAATAGGCGTACTAGTTTTTGCAGCCACGGGCGCAGTACGACCAGCAGCGGCAGCATCGGACAACCAGGTACTGGTGAGCAAGACGGCGTCTCCCGCGGACATATTCGTCCAAGGTGCAGGATCGCCTGATTCCACCCAGGTAACATTGACAGTGCAAGGGTTTGGAGGCACCCTTACAGAGACGGTGCCGATTGACGTGGTGTTTGCCATCGACAGTTCTGGCAGCATGACCATCAACGATCCGTCCAACCTCCGCATCGCGGCAGCAAAATCATTTGTCGACAAGCTCAATTCCACGAGGGACCAGGGAGGAGTGGTCAGCTGGGATGACAATGTCGACTTTGCATTTGGCCTCACGCAGGACTTTGGCGCGCTCAAGACCAACATAAACAGCGTCGACGCGTCAGGCGGCACGAACCTCAACGCGGGCCTCAACGGGGCGATATCCATGCTTGACGGCAACACAAGGTCGGGCAGTTCCACAGAGGTCATCATATTCCTGACAGACGGCGTCGGGACGTACACGCCGGCAGGCTCTGGCGGGCCGGCGGCCAATGCGGCAGGCAAGGGCTACAAGATCTACTCTATTGCACTCGGCGGCGCATCGACGGGCCCGCTGACAGACATGGCGTCTGCCACAGGCGGCCAGTTCTTCAACGCGCCCTCTGCTGCAAACCTCGACGCGATATTCAACGCAATCCTCCAACAAATAGTCATCAACACTGCGCCGTTTAACGTCAACCTTGTCGAAACCACGCAGGACTATATTGTTGACGAAAGCAGCTTCAGCATCGCGCCGGACAGCATAGTCACGCTGCCAGGCGGCCAGACCCAGATCACGTGGAACAACGTTGCACAGCACGTCGGCGACGGCGACAACAAGCTGCTGGCCACAGAGACGTTTGCAGTCACATTCGACGCAAGCTCGACGCTTGCAGGCAACAACCTGCCAGTAGACGACCTCGCAGAGTCGCACGTACAGTACACAAACCCAGACGGAACGCCAGGTACTGCAGACATACCACAGGCATTCATAAACGTCCAGGGGCCGCCGGTGGCAGTTGACGACTCGGCAAATACCCTTGAGGACACGCCTGTCACGATAGGCGTCCTTGCAAACGACTCTGACCCTAACGGCGATGCGCTGACGGTCATTTCGGTCTCGCCACCTGCGCAGGGCACAGCAGTCATCAACGGCGACGGCACCATAACCTATACCCCAGACCCATCTATCTTTGGCGCAAGCGACACCTTTACCTACACCATTGATGACGGCCACGGCCTGACAGACACCGCGACTGTCACGGTGAACGTCCAGGGCCTGACAAGCACTCCGGGCAAGGTCACAGGAGGGCAGGCAAACCTCGACAACAACACCAACGCAGGCTTTAACGTACAGTCAGGCGACGGCACCACTTTCAAGGGCCAGCTCCAGTTCAACGACAAGCTTGAGGATATCAAGCTCCACAGCCAGTCGATGACGGCCCTTGCAATAGACCCTACCGGCACGACGGCGACGTTCAAGGGCACAGCAGAAGTCAACGGCGTCTCGGGCTACACCTTCAAGGCAATAGTCAAGGACAACGGCGAGCCGGGAACAAACGATTCGTTCCTGATTGTCATCAAGGACCTGTCCAACACGACCATCTACATGAGAGGCGGAACCCTTAGTGGCGGAAACATACAGATCCACTGAGCGAGGGAGTGAAAATGGCAGGCAAGTCTGTCTGCCCCTCTTTTTTATTTTAAAATTTTAAAAAATTTCTTGAATGAAAAAATTACTGCTTGGCCTTTATCAGTACGGCGTTTACCACGCCATTCTGGCCCGGCCTTGAGGTAACAAGCGCAGAGCCTGCCTCTGTCTCGATGACTGCGCCCTTGCTCACCACGCCTCTTCTTTCATAGTCGCGGTTTGCGGGGTTCTTTGTCACAGTCAATATCTTGGACTTGGTCGCTTTCTTGGATTCAGGGTCCATGACGTTTGCAAACTCGGCGGTCTTGAAGGCTGCCTTGACGTTTGCGCCCCTTACCCTTCTCGTGACAATGTCGGTCGTGCCGACGGTAGCTTCATTTGGATACCTGTCGATCTCGGATTTCCTCCGGATCCTGTTGGCGAGCTTGCGTCCGCCAGTCAGCTTGCGGCCCGCAAGGTTCTCTATCGACTTGCGCATATTGTGTTTTCTAGTGTATTAAATACTCTAATAAAAAGCGTACGATGCCAAGTACATAGACGACGCAATCGAGCTTTCTAATGAGCTATGCAAGCCTGCTGAGAGCATCGATATCATTGAGCTTGGGGCTGGCAGTATAATAACACAGATCAAAAGAATCCGATCTATCTCATCCTTCAGTCTTCTGACGAGCAAGCAAAACCAAAGCCGATGAAGTAAAGAACGACGAAGGTAGTTAGTAACTATCCCAAGTTGCGGAAAATGATTACCCAGTTGATTATGTTAGTAATCCTAGTTAGTACTCAACCTCTTAACGTCGCTGGCGCAGCTTCAGGAGCACCAGCCTGCGATCAATCGCTGTGGAACCATGTGTATCGCCCGGAAAGACTGAAGGTGGTTAACCCCTGCGTCTCTGTCACGGGTGTGATAAAGGGCATAGCGTCTGAACTAGACGGAGACCTCCATATCCTTGTGAAACTTGATCCCCGATATTCCAATCTGACTAAAAATAACATAGCAAATACGATCTTTCAACAGGGAAATCTGGTAGTCGAGGCTATATGTCGGCATGAAACATTTCTAAGCGGCCCTAAAGCCGCATGCGCTAACTTCCACCAAGATCTTGCCATTCCTCCTGTCAGCACGCATGTGGAGGTCGTAGGTTCGTATGTTTTGGATCAAGGCCATTTCAATTGGGCAGAAATCCACCCAGTCACATCAGTAACCGCTACGAACTGACTGTACCGCCTTATGGCGCACTGTCATTTTTTTCAGAGAAGATTTTTGTACGAGCATCATCTTTAGACCGCGCAGAAAAATGAGGGAATCTCCGGAAAGTCTCATAATACCGTTAGAGACGGAAGAGCTCTACCCGACCATCATCCTAGAACTTTGCGACAATTGCAAGTGGTCTTGTTCCTGTCTCAGTACAACAGACACTATCGAATCATGTCCAGTGTGCAAGGCAGCTATCAGGTCATACGTTCCAATGACATCAGAAGAGGTCAGCCGTATCGAGATTGACGACGAGCGTGGGATGATTCTTCAGTTCAGCAGGCGAATGCTAGTACAATGATTTTCTGGTCTCCCTCGCCGGATCCAACATAAATTCCCATATCTTTCCGGATGTACGGTTTTATCTTTTCCTTTGGCGACATAGACTATTAGGATCGGCTCATCACCTGGTCCTATCCATCCAAATTCTGGAATTATCTCTGGATGACGGTGTGACTATTCATTTTGCCTCTGACAGATTTGTTGGCAGCAGCTTCCCCTGCGCCTCTGTCCCAAAATCCTCTTGGCGGTCGTTGATTTTACTTGAGTTTATGCGAACTAAAGCTGCAGTCATTTATTTATTTCATCACAGATAATTTCAAATTCAATCACATCAAGACAAGACATAATATGTGACAGAACTAACTAGGAAGGTCAGCTTTCGAACTCGCAGTAGTAGTAGTCGCTGGCGGCTGTTGCCTGGGGTTTTCCTTGTTGGTCTCTGCCACCAGCTTGCTCTTCATCGAGTTAAGGTCGGTTATGCCGAAATACTCTTGGAACTTTTTCGTCGTCCGGTACACCTTGAGTCTGCCCAAACTCTCGTGCTCGACAAACTCCATCTGCTCTAGCTCCTTTATGTGTTGGTACACCTGGCTCCCGCGTATCTGCACCAGGCGCTTTGAGGTGACAGGCTGCTCGTACGCGATATAGGTGAGGGTCTTGAGCGCGGCCGCCGGGACGAGTGGATGCTGGGCAAACCGGCGAATCAGGGGAGTGTAGGCAGGCTTTAGCTGAAACACATACGAGCCGTCTTCAAGCTGGACCACCTCAATTGCCTTGAACACAGTCTTGGTCTTTTTGACAAGGTCGTTTACGACGCGCATGGTCTTTTCCTTCGAGTTTGTCCCGGACGCGCGTACCAGCTCGTCGACCGTGAGGGGCCTGCCTGCGGAATAAAGGGCCGCCTCTATCCTTGCAGCAACTTCGTCTTCTGGAAGCGACTCGCGCATCTTGTCTTTTGGAAGAACCGTGGAATTACTTTACTGTTGCTGTTGCGCCTGCGCTGGCTCTGGCTGCCTCAGGGTTATCCTGACATCGTCAGAATCGTCTGGCTGCTCAAGGTCCACCTTGCCCTTCATTGCAAGGTACAGCATGGCGATGAAACAGCGCGCCGTCTCGACCGGCTCCATCTTGGCCACAAGCGTCTTGAACATGGTCGGCCCGTCGGCGCTTACGATGTCAAATATCATGTCCTCGTAGCCCTGGATTATCTGCTCAAATTTCACGAGGTACTGGTCAAAGTTGAACGTCTGGACCGGCTCAAGCTCGACCTGTTTTTTGCGCGGCCGGGGATTTGCCAGTTCCATTATCATGTTCTCAAGCACCTTGAGCAAGTCTTCTACAGACACCGGGTACGTGGACTCGACCCTGAAGGGAAGGTCAAGCGTGTTCAGTTGCGGGATTGGAAGCTGCTGTTGCGGGTCGTCAACGCCTTTTTTCTGCATCGCAATTTTCTCGAGCAGAAAAATGCTTTCCACCTTGAGCCGGTATATCATCGACGACGACACAGCTGCGATGCCGCATATGCGCAGGTCTTTGTTGCCAGTCGCGTTTATCAGCTGCAAAAACAGCTCCAGAAGGCGCACAATGTCGACGTTCCACACGTCCTTGCGTATAACGGCAGAAGGGTTGAACAGTATGTTGAGCGGCGGCTGCGCTATGGTCTTTTTAGTGTCCGGGACCTCTGACGGCGCTTCTCCCGCTTCGGACAATTCTCTCTTCCCCCTCCCTCAAGGTTGAGGGCAAAAAGTTCCTATAATACGTATGGGTGAAGAAACATTTCATCCCGCGTCATCATAGTTATGCGTCGTCACTCAAGCCCAGGGTCTGCCCTGGCTTTTTCCAGATCGTCTTCACACACCCATATAGCCTGTAAGGAGGCTGGAAGAAATCGCA contains:
- a CDS encoding Ig-like domain-containing protein, which encodes MRASQQLLAVAVIGVLVFAATGAVRPAAAASDNQVLVSKTASPADIFVQGAGSPDSTQVTLTVQGFGGTLTETVPIDVVFAIDSSGSMTINDPSNLRIAAAKSFVDKLNSTRDQGGVVSWDDNVDFAFGLTQDFGALKTNINSVDASGGTNLNAGLNGAISMLDGNTRSGSSTEVIIFLTDGVGTYTPAGSGGPAANAAGKGYKIYSIALGGASTGPLTDMASATGGQFFNAPSAANLDAIFNAILQQIVINTAPFNVNLVETTQDYIVDESSFSIAPDSIVTLPGGQTQITWNNVAQHVGDGDNKLLATETFAVTFDASSTLAGNNLPVDDLAESHVQYTNPDGTPGTADIPQAFINVQGPPVAVDDSANTLEDTPVTIGVLANDSDPNGDALTVISVSPPAQGTAVINGDGTITYTPDPSIFGASDTFTYTIDDGHGLTDTATVTVNVQGLTSTPGKVTGGQANLDNNTNAGFNVQSGDGTTFKGQLQFNDKLEDIKLHSQSMTALAIDPTGTTATFKGTAEVNGVSGYTFKAIVKDNGEPGTNDSFLIVIKDLSNTTIYMRGGTLSGGNIQIH
- a CDS encoding 30S ribosomal protein S8e — encoded protein: MRKSIENLAGRKLTGGRKLANRIRRKSEIDRYPNEATVGTTDIVTRRVRGANVKAAFKTAEFANVMDPESKKATKSKILTVTKNPANRDYERRGVVSKGAVIETEAGSALVTSRPGQNGVVNAVLIKAKQ
- the scpB gene encoding SMC-Scp complex subunit ScpB, with the translated sequence MRESLPEDEVAARIEAALYSAGRPLTVDELVRASGTNSKEKTMRVVNDLVKKTKTVFKAIEVVQLEDGSYVFQLKPAYTPLIRRFAQHPLVPAAALKTLTYIAYEQPVTSKRLVQIRGSQVYQHIKELEQMEFVEHESLGRLKVYRTTKKFQEYFGITDLNSMKSKLVAETNKENPRQQPPATTTTASSKADLPS
- a CDS encoding chromosome segregation protein ScpA, which translates into the protein MSEAGEAPSEVPDTKKTIAQPPLNILFNPSAVIRKDVWNVDIVRLLELFLQLINATGNKDLRICGIAAVSSSMIYRLKVESIFLLEKIAMQKKGVDDPQQQLPIPQLNTLDLPFRVESTYPVSVEDLLKVLENMIMELANPRPRKKQVELEPVQTFNFDQYLVKFEQIIQGYEDMIFDIVSADGPTMFKTLVAKMEPVETARCFIAMLYLAMKGKVDLEQPDDSDDVRITLRQPEPAQAQQQQ